A single window of Sporosarcina sp. FSL W7-1349 DNA harbors:
- a CDS encoding urease subunit beta has product MHPGQYVLQEEDIICNEGKAVLILTVTNTGDRPIQVGSHFHFYETNPALQFNRQEAYGKRLNVPAGAAVRFEPGDEKDIELIDFSGERRIYGFNNKVDGPLDQEGGS; this is encoded by the coding sequence ATGCATCCAGGACAATACGTTCTGCAAGAGGAAGACATCATCTGTAATGAAGGAAAGGCCGTCTTGATTCTTACTGTGACGAATACCGGTGACCGCCCCATCCAGGTCGGCTCGCATTTTCACTTTTATGAAACGAACCCTGCCCTTCAATTCAACCGGCAAGAAGCGTACGGCAAGCGGCTGAATGTGCCCGCTGGTGCGGCGGTTCGGTTTGAGCCGGGGGATGAAAAGGATATTGAATTGATCGATTTTTCAGGCGAGCGTCGGATCTATGGATTCAACAACAAGGTCGACGGGCCGCTTGATCAGGAGGGTGGATCATGA
- the ureE gene encoding urease accessory protein UreE yields MIIEQVLANLEDLDPKEIEGRHIEKVLLESDALVKRIQRVKTDHGTELGIRLKGQGDLRAGDVLHMDDRNMIVVDVMTDDLLVIRPRSIGEMGMIAHQLGNRHLPAQFEGDEMLVQYDYLVEELLGQLDIPHVRENRKVKEAFRHIGHSHE; encoded by the coding sequence ATGATCATTGAACAAGTTTTGGCCAATCTGGAGGATTTAGATCCGAAGGAAATTGAAGGCCGGCATATAGAAAAGGTTCTTCTAGAAAGTGACGCGCTTGTCAAGCGCATTCAGCGTGTGAAAACTGACCACGGAACGGAACTGGGCATCCGCCTGAAAGGACAGGGAGACCTGCGGGCGGGGGACGTCCTGCATATGGACGATCGCAATATGATTGTTGTCGATGTGATGACAGACGACTTGCTCGTCATTCGACCGCGTTCCATTGGCGAGATGGGCATGATTGCTCACCAACTTGGCAATCGGCATCTTCCTGCCCAGTTTGAAGGGGATGAAATGCTGGTTCAGTATGATTACCTCGTCGAGGAGCTTTTAGGTCAGCTAGATATCCCGCATGTTCGAGAAAACAGGAAAGTGAAGGAAGCTTTCCGGCATATCGGACATAGCCATGAATAA
- a CDS encoding urease accessory protein UreF yields the protein MNNRLLPLFQLCDSNLPTGAFSHSFGLETYIQAGTVMDAPSFEEWLVCYVQEQLAYTDGLACRMAYDALESGEMHKIGRIGQLLHIQNLPRETRQGTRMVGERMMKLAASLFDLSLIQGYQELVADRRTVPHPAIVFTIIAHELGCSREEAILYYLYSSISGLVQNAVRAIPLGQTAGQHILYRFGTVLHETVDKILGLSEEDFGIVAPGLELSQMQHERVNVRIFMS from the coding sequence ATGAATAATCGGCTTCTCCCGCTTTTTCAGCTTTGCGACTCGAACCTTCCGACTGGCGCATTCAGCCACTCGTTTGGCCTTGAAACATACATCCAAGCCGGGACTGTAATGGATGCGCCCTCGTTTGAGGAATGGCTAGTGTGCTATGTCCAGGAGCAGCTCGCCTATACGGATGGGCTTGCTTGCCGGATGGCGTATGATGCACTGGAAAGCGGCGAGATGCACAAAATTGGCAGAATCGGCCAGTTGCTCCATATTCAGAACTTGCCGCGGGAAACGCGTCAAGGTACGCGGATGGTAGGGGAACGAATGATGAAGCTGGCAGCGAGTCTGTTCGACCTTTCACTTATTCAGGGATATCAGGAATTGGTCGCTGATCGGCGGACAGTCCCCCATCCGGCCATCGTTTTTACGATCATAGCCCATGAACTCGGCTGCAGTCGGGAGGAAGCTATCCTCTATTATCTTTATTCCTCCATTTCCGGCCTCGTCCAAAATGCCGTGAGGGCGATCCCACTTGGCCAAACGGCAGGACAACATATCTTATACCGGTTCGGGACAGTGCTCCATGAGACCGTTGACAAAATCCTTGGACTTTCAGAAGAGGACTTTGGAATCGTGGCACCTGGCCTCGAGCTCTCACAGATGCAACATGAGCGGGTCAATGTCCGCATTTTCATGTCTTGA
- a CDS encoding urease subunit gamma has product MHLLPREVDKLLIVVAADLARRRKDRGLKLNHPEAVSLITYEVLEGARDGKTVAELMEYGANILSREDVMEGVPEMIPDIQVEATFPDGTKLVTVHQPIR; this is encoded by the coding sequence ATGCATTTGCTGCCGCGTGAAGTGGACAAGTTGCTCATCGTTGTAGCGGCTGATTTGGCACGTCGGAGAAAGGACCGGGGCCTCAAGTTGAACCATCCTGAAGCCGTCTCATTGATTACTTACGAAGTGCTGGAAGGGGCCCGGGACGGGAAAACCGTTGCGGAGCTGATGGAATATGGCGCGAACATCCTCTCTCGTGAGGATGTCATGGAAGGCGTGCCGGAGATGATTCCGGACATTCAGGTGGAAGCGACTTTTCCGGACGGGACGAAACTTGTCACCGTTCACCAGCCAATTCGATAA
- the ureC gene encoding urease subunit alpha, which yields MSFRMTRKQYAEMFGPTTGDSVRLADTNLYIRIEKDYTTYGEEVVFGGGKVIRDGMGQHPLATRADGTADVVITNAIIFDYTGIVKADLGIKDGRIIGIGKAGNPLITNNVDIIIGASTEIIAGEGRIVTAGAIDTHVHFMNPMQVQVALSSGTTTLIGGGTGPATGSKATTVTPGEWNIHRMLMAAEGLPINVGFTGKGHAAAIEPLAEQVRAGVIGLKVHEDWGATSSSLDHALQVADEYDVQVALHADTLNEAGFMEETMAAVKGRVLHMYHTEGAGGGHAPDLIKSAGYLNILPSSTNPTLPYTVNTVDEHLDMVMVCHHLNPSVPEDIAFADSRIRRETIAAEDILQDMGVFSMVSSDSQAMGRLGEVTIRTWQVADKMKMQRGLLPGDSEYADNNRAKRYIAKYTINPAITHGIADHVGSIEVGKIADLVLWNPAFFGVKPEMVLKSGFAVSGLMGDANASIPTPQPYIMRPMYAQYGKALHESSITFISKAAFDDGVHEKLGLQKRILPVGGIRNLTKKDMKLNSETPDITVDPQTYEVHVNGEHLICDPVDTVPMGQRYFLF from the coding sequence ATGAGCTTCAGAATGACAAGAAAGCAATATGCGGAAATGTTTGGCCCGACGACGGGTGACTCGGTCCGTCTGGCGGATACGAATTTGTATATCCGAATCGAGAAAGATTATACAACATACGGGGAAGAAGTCGTGTTTGGGGGCGGTAAGGTCATCCGAGACGGAATGGGGCAACATCCGCTTGCTACACGCGCGGACGGGACCGCTGACGTTGTCATTACAAACGCGATCATCTTTGACTACACCGGCATCGTCAAGGCAGACTTGGGAATCAAGGATGGACGCATCATCGGTATCGGAAAGGCCGGCAATCCGCTTATCACGAACAATGTCGATATCATTATCGGCGCATCCACAGAGATCATTGCGGGGGAAGGACGGATTGTCACTGCGGGAGCAATTGATACCCATGTTCATTTCATGAATCCGATGCAAGTGCAAGTTGCTTTGTCGTCGGGGACGACTACCCTGATTGGGGGAGGAACGGGTCCGGCAACTGGTTCGAAAGCAACCACCGTTACGCCGGGTGAATGGAATATTCACCGCATGCTAATGGCCGCGGAAGGACTGCCGATCAATGTCGGTTTCACTGGCAAGGGGCACGCAGCGGCAATCGAACCTCTTGCCGAGCAGGTCCGTGCCGGGGTGATTGGCCTTAAAGTACATGAGGACTGGGGTGCCACGAGCTCTTCGCTTGACCATGCCCTGCAGGTTGCGGATGAATACGATGTCCAAGTGGCTCTTCACGCCGATACGCTTAACGAAGCAGGATTCATGGAAGAGACGATGGCTGCGGTCAAGGGACGCGTTCTCCATATGTACCATACAGAAGGGGCCGGCGGTGGACACGCACCCGATTTGATCAAGTCTGCTGGCTATCTGAATATCTTGCCTTCCTCCACAAATCCGACCTTGCCTTATACCGTCAACACGGTCGATGAACACTTGGATATGGTAATGGTCTGCCACCACCTCAATCCTTCCGTACCGGAAGATATCGCATTTGCCGATTCAAGAATACGGCGGGAAACGATTGCGGCCGAGGACATCCTCCAAGATATGGGCGTCTTCAGTATGGTCAGCTCCGACTCGCAGGCGATGGGGCGGTTAGGGGAAGTCACGATCCGGACTTGGCAGGTCGCTGACAAGATGAAGATGCAGCGCGGCCTTCTTCCAGGCGACAGTGAATATGCGGATAATAATCGAGCGAAGCGCTACATTGCAAAATATACGATTAATCCGGCTATCACTCACGGTATAGCCGATCATGTCGGTTCGATTGAAGTCGGCAAGATTGCGGACCTTGTGCTTTGGAATCCTGCCTTCTTTGGCGTCAAGCCTGAAATGGTATTGAAATCCGGTTTTGCCGTGAGTGGATTGATGGGGGATGCGAATGCCTCAATCCCGACACCGCAACCGTACATTATGCGTCCGATGTATGCGCAGTATGGCAAAGCGCTACACGAGAGCTCAATCACATTCATTTCCAAAGCGGCATTTGACGACGGGGTCCATGAAAAACTGGGTCTTCAGAAACGCATCCTTCCGGTCGGCGGCATCCGCAATCTAACAAAGAAGGATATGAAGCTGAACTCGGAAACACCGGATATCACGGTCGATCCGCAAACCTATGAAGTCCACGTCAATGGAGAGCATCTAATATGTGACCCGGTGGACACTGTGCCAATGGGGCAACGATATTTCTTATTCTGA
- a CDS encoding urease accessory protein UreD: protein MTKWTGELSLSLEDRGGRTVARNVYFQGAFKVMRPIYHDDSGMVCYYLLNPGGGYLDGDRYRMDITVDSGARVTLTTQSATKVYKTPTDHAQQETTITLRAGSYLEFLPDPLIAYRDAHYRQKNIVHMEKGATFLYTDILTPGWSPDGGKFTYNTVQLINEIYLDGEPAIFDHIKLVPSAQTVSGLGFMEGYTHLGSMIAVGEQTTDELIDALHDLLESTRGEKEVKFGISRLAVPGFSIRILASKTGQIEKMLAACHRKISEEWLGLTPASLRKY, encoded by the coding sequence ATGACGAAATGGACAGGGGAGCTTTCTCTTTCCCTCGAAGACCGGGGCGGCAGGACAGTCGCCCGGAATGTCTATTTTCAAGGCGCGTTCAAAGTGATGCGCCCCATTTATCACGATGATTCGGGCATGGTCTGCTATTATCTTTTGAACCCCGGAGGCGGCTATCTCGATGGAGACCGCTATCGGATGGACATCACGGTGGACAGCGGTGCTCGTGTAACGCTGACGACCCAGTCTGCCACCAAAGTATATAAGACCCCGACCGATCATGCGCAACAGGAGACAACGATCACGCTGCGGGCGGGCAGCTATCTGGAATTCCTGCCCGATCCGCTCATCGCTTACCGAGACGCGCACTACCGCCAGAAGAACATCGTTCATATGGAGAAGGGGGCCACTTTCCTCTATACCGATATTTTAACCCCGGGCTGGTCCCCCGACGGAGGCAAATTCACGTATAATACCGTCCAGCTCATAAATGAGATCTACCTGGACGGAGAGCCGGCGATCTTCGATCATATCAAACTCGTTCCCTCCGCCCAGACTGTTAGCGGTCTTGGTTTCATGGAAGGGTATACGCATCTCGGTTCGATGATCGCTGTCGGGGAACAGACGACGGACGAGCTGATCGATGCGCTACATGATCTGCTAGAAAGCACCCGTGGGGAAAAGGAAGTGAAATTTGGGATTTCGCGCCTTGCGGTTCCAGGCTTCAGCATCCGGATCCTCGCCAGCAAGACCGGGCAGATCGAAAAGATGCTGGCTGCTTGCCATCGGAAGATCAGCGAAGAATGGCTCGGTCTTACCCCCGCCTCTTTAAGGAAATATTGA
- the ureG gene encoding urease accessory protein UreG, translated as MEPIKIGVGGPVGAGKTMLVEKLTRRLQDDINMAVVTNDIYTKEDAKFLVAHGVLGEDRIIGVETGGCPHTAIREDASMNFAAIDELVSRHPDVELIFVESGGDNLAATFSPELVDFSIYIIDVAQGEKIPRKGGQGMIKSDLFIINKTDLAPFVGARLEVMAEDTKKFRGDKPFVFTNLKTEEGLDEVIDWINRHALLKGLS; from the coding sequence ATGGAACCTATTAAAATTGGAGTCGGCGGTCCAGTCGGTGCAGGCAAGACGATGCTCGTCGAGAAGCTGACGCGCCGCCTGCAGGATGACATCAATATGGCGGTCGTGACAAACGATATTTATACAAAAGAGGACGCAAAATTCCTAGTTGCCCACGGCGTACTCGGGGAAGACCGTATCATCGGCGTTGAGACCGGCGGATGTCCGCATACCGCTATCCGGGAAGATGCCTCCATGAACTTTGCGGCAATTGATGAGCTTGTCAGCCGCCATCCAGACGTTGAACTGATTTTCGTTGAAAGCGGCGGAGACAATCTGGCCGCTACATTCAGTCCGGAACTAGTCGATTTTTCGATTTACATCATCGACGTTGCGCAAGGGGAGAAAATTCCACGCAAAGGCGGGCAGGGGATGATCAAATCCGATTTGTTCATCATTAACAAGACCGATCTAGCTCCATTCGTCGGCGCTCGGCTGGAGGTTATGGCAGAAGACACGAAAAAATTCCGAGGGGACAAGCCATTCGTCTTCACGAATTTGAAAACAGAAGAAGGCCTTGATGAAGTGATCGATTGGATCAATCGGCATGCCCTGCTTAAAGGGCTGTCGTGA